In a genomic window of Paramicrobacterium chengjingii:
- the ngcE gene encoding N-acetylglucosamine/diacetylchitobiose ABC transporter substrate-binding protein: MNIENVSVNRRNILRGAVAAAVLIPFSTTLASCAAGGGGGGGGGAKGEVSADNPFGLATDTKIDAVVFDGGYGTDYAEFAAKILEKNHEGVTAKVSASTQIGQELQPRFVGGNPPDLVDNSGAGNIGFNTILDQLEDLTDVIDANNLEGDKIRDTLYGGVMEPGTFGDKFAALNYVMTIYGLWYSKSLFDENGWEAPTTWADLKDLGAKAKEQDKYLFLWGKEAATYYQTLAIGSAIKQGGDEVRLALENLEDGCWSKPAVQDVFNAMKEIIDAGYIKPGGSGTQFTQAQSQWSLDQSAILYPSGSWIENEMKDQTKDGFDMVGIPEPSVDGNGKMPAEAIHSEAGEPFIVPSQGKNVAGGKELLRVMLSKESATNFAKEKLAPPIVSGVVPEDGFGSTALVSQTNMLDAAGENVFTFRFVNLYGMNQDQLPIWNSFLDGKMSVGDLTKKLQGLTDNIRNDDSVDKIEVK; encoded by the coding sequence ATGAACATCGAGAATGTCTCTGTAAATCGCAGGAACATCCTGCGGGGAGCGGTTGCAGCAGCGGTGCTGATCCCGTTCTCCACAACACTCGCCTCATGTGCAGCTGGAGGCGGCGGAGGAGGCGGAGGCGGCGCGAAAGGCGAGGTCTCAGCCGACAACCCGTTCGGCCTTGCTACTGACACGAAGATCGACGCCGTTGTCTTTGACGGCGGCTACGGCACTGACTATGCAGAGTTTGCCGCGAAGATTCTCGAGAAGAATCACGAAGGCGTGACGGCAAAGGTCTCGGCATCGACGCAGATCGGCCAAGAACTGCAGCCCCGCTTCGTCGGTGGAAACCCACCGGACCTCGTTGACAACTCCGGTGCAGGCAACATCGGCTTCAACACGATCCTCGACCAGCTCGAAGACCTCACCGACGTCATTGACGCGAATAACCTCGAGGGCGACAAAATCCGTGACACGCTCTATGGCGGCGTTATGGAGCCGGGCACCTTCGGGGACAAGTTCGCGGCTCTCAACTACGTGATGACCATTTATGGCCTGTGGTACTCGAAGAGCCTGTTCGACGAGAACGGCTGGGAGGCACCGACGACGTGGGCAGACCTCAAGGATCTCGGCGCCAAGGCGAAGGAGCAGGACAAATACCTGTTTCTCTGGGGCAAGGAAGCAGCTACCTACTACCAGACGCTCGCCATCGGCTCCGCGATCAAGCAGGGCGGAGACGAGGTGCGTCTGGCTCTCGAGAATCTCGAGGATGGGTGCTGGTCGAAGCCCGCTGTGCAGGATGTCTTCAACGCCATGAAAGAAATCATTGACGCCGGCTACATCAAGCCCGGTGGTTCGGGAACCCAATTCACGCAGGCCCAGTCTCAGTGGAGCCTCGACCAGTCGGCGATCCTCTACCCCTCGGGTTCGTGGATTGAGAACGAGATGAAGGACCAGACGAAGGATGGCTTCGACATGGTCGGTATCCCGGAGCCCAGCGTCGACGGCAACGGAAAGATGCCGGCCGAAGCGATCCACTCCGAAGCCGGTGAGCCGTTCATCGTGCCATCGCAGGGCAAGAACGTTGCCGGCGGCAAGGAGCTTCTGCGCGTCATGCTCTCGAAGGAGTCGGCAACGAACTTCGCAAAGGAAAAGCTCGCTCCGCCAATCGTCAGTGGTGTCGTTCCAGAAGATGGATTCGGCTCGACGGCACTCGTGTCGCAGACGAATATGCTGGATGCTGCGGGAGAAAACGTCTTCACGTTCCGGTTCGTCAACCTGTACGGCATGAACCAGGATCAGCTACCTATCTGGAACTCGTTCCTCGACGGAAAGATGTCCGTTGGTGACCTGACGAAGAAGCTGCAGGGTCTCACCGACAACATTCGCAACGACGATTCCGTCGACAAGATTGAAGTCAAGTGA
- a CDS encoding carbohydrate ABC transporter permease, translating into MGPSGSLIQKAPRRRRRKLTFDYVSFMAVFLGLPLAIFLIFVISPFAQAVYYSLTDWTGFSPEMNFIGIDNYVKLFQNSTFITSMGNNILLAIIVPLVTLSIALLFATLITVGGPSHGQVRGLGASSFYRVVSFFPYVIPAIVIGILWAQIYTPSGLLNGILTSLGIDSAEGFAWLGDERTAIWATIFVIVWGFVGFYMVLFIAAIKGIPAETFEAVRIDGAGRFRTAISITIPLIRDNIQTAYIYVGIMALDAFVYMAALNPFGGPSNTTLVMSQYLFRTAFTKGQFGQASAMGVVLAVITLLFAAAVFTVNRLTGGKDDGGRS; encoded by the coding sequence ATGGGCCCTTCGGGGAGCCTCATTCAGAAGGCTCCCCGAAGGCGCCGGCGTAAGCTCACGTTCGATTACGTGAGCTTCATGGCCGTCTTTCTCGGACTGCCGCTGGCGATTTTCCTGATCTTCGTGATCTCTCCCTTCGCCCAGGCCGTCTACTATTCGCTGACCGACTGGACAGGCTTTTCACCCGAGATGAATTTCATCGGGATCGACAACTACGTCAAGTTGTTCCAGAACTCGACGTTCATCACGTCGATGGGCAACAACATCCTGCTCGCCATCATCGTGCCGCTCGTCACATTGTCGATCGCTCTGCTATTCGCAACGCTCATCACGGTTGGTGGCCCAAGCCACGGTCAGGTGAGGGGCCTTGGTGCGTCGAGCTTCTACCGCGTCGTCTCGTTCTTTCCCTACGTGATCCCCGCGATCGTCATCGGCATCCTCTGGGCCCAGATCTACACGCCTTCAGGCTTGCTCAACGGCATCCTGACCTCACTCGGGATCGACTCGGCAGAAGGCTTCGCGTGGCTCGGTGACGAGCGCACGGCCATCTGGGCGACGATCTTCGTGATCGTCTGGGGGTTCGTCGGCTTCTACATGGTGCTCTTCATTGCGGCGATTAAGGGCATTCCCGCCGAGACGTTCGAAGCAGTGCGCATCGACGGTGCCGGGCGCTTCCGCACGGCGATCTCGATCACGATCCCGTTGATTCGCGACAACATCCAGACGGCATACATTTACGTCGGCATTATGGCGCTCGACGCCTTCGTCTATATGGCGGCGCTCAACCCGTTTGGCGGCCCGAGCAACACGACGCTCGTTATGTCGCAGTACCTGTTCCGCACGGCATTCACCAAAGGTCAGTTCGGTCAGGCGAGCGCTATGGGAGTTGTGCTCGCCGTGATCACTCTGCTGTTCGCCGCTGCGGTCTTCACGGTGAACCGTTTGACCGGGGGCAAAGACGACGGAGGTCGCTCATGA
- a CDS encoding carbohydrate ABC transporter permease, protein MVGVEPEIAQRPTRRVKTSGSDKTVGSISHAMLILWSAVVVLPLLWTFMSSFKTTKEIFASPFGLPATWDLTNYLSAWNQYSFGRMFVNTVIVVGFALVLVMVLGAMCAYVLARFAFPGSRAIYYLMLAGLMFPVFLAIVPLFFILRNMGLLNTLPGLIITYVAFALPFTVFFLFAFFKTLPDEIQEAAYVDGASEWRTFFQVMLPMAKPGMASVAIFNFLGLWNQFILPIALNTDQSNYVLSQGMAAFASSAGYAVNFGALFAAVIITVVPVLIIYVIFQRQLQGSVSQGTMK, encoded by the coding sequence ATGGTCGGAGTTGAACCTGAAATCGCGCAGCGTCCAACGCGCAGGGTGAAAACGTCGGGAAGCGACAAGACCGTCGGAAGCATCTCGCACGCGATGCTGATTCTGTGGTCGGCGGTCGTCGTCCTTCCGCTGTTGTGGACATTCATGTCGTCGTTCAAGACGACGAAGGAGATCTTCGCGTCGCCCTTCGGGCTGCCGGCGACATGGGATCTGACCAACTACCTCTCTGCATGGAACCAGTACAGCTTCGGCCGGATGTTTGTCAATACCGTGATTGTCGTGGGATTCGCACTCGTGCTCGTCATGGTGCTCGGTGCAATGTGCGCGTACGTGCTCGCGAGATTCGCGTTTCCCGGCAGCCGAGCCATCTACTATCTGATGCTCGCCGGTCTGATGTTTCCCGTGTTCCTCGCGATTGTTCCGCTGTTTTTCATCCTGCGCAATATGGGGCTGCTGAATACGCTGCCTGGATTGATCATTACGTACGTGGCGTTTGCTTTGCCTTTCACCGTCTTCTTCCTGTTCGCGTTCTTCAAGACGCTGCCGGATGAGATTCAAGAGGCCGCATACGTTGATGGTGCGAGCGAATGGCGCACATTCTTCCAGGTGATGCTGCCGATGGCGAAGCCAGGCATGGCGTCCGTGGCGATCTTCAACTTTCTCGGATTGTGGAATCAGTTCATTCTGCCGATCGCGTTGAACACTGACCAGAGCAACTACGTGCTCTCGCAAGGTATGGCTGCCTTCGCGTCGTCGGCCGGTTACGCCGTCAACTTCGGAGCGTTGTTCGCTGCGGTCATTATTACCGTCGTCCCCGTGCTGATCATCTACGTGATCTTCCAGCGTCAGCTGCAGGGGTCCGTATCGCAGGGCACGATGAAGTAA
- a CDS encoding dienelactone hydrolase family protein yields MHFISEQFLDEGITEREFTLGDFSGILWTPAAASSSTPVPLILIGQPGGFGIRRMYPRLVARALSAAAHGFAAISIELPGAGTRTPLPDVEQARADLSRAVSAGDQPGADVIDRLILSLVDQAVPEWQITLDEVLDRPEIGEKVGYSGGVIAIGTRLAAIDSRIAAAGLFAGSYVPRATIEEARQITIPLHVLLQWDDEGNDRGMALDLFDAFASTEKTLCANMGGHTGVPHFAGEDAARFFARHLGSSVG; encoded by the coding sequence ATGCACTTTATCTCTGAACAGTTTCTCGACGAGGGCATCACCGAGCGTGAGTTCACTCTCGGTGATTTTTCCGGTATCTTGTGGACGCCAGCGGCAGCGTCCTCGTCTACGCCAGTTCCACTCATTCTGATTGGCCAGCCCGGCGGATTTGGGATCAGGCGGATGTATCCCCGTCTGGTTGCACGAGCGCTCAGCGCCGCAGCGCACGGCTTCGCTGCGATCTCCATAGAGCTGCCCGGGGCGGGCACTCGCACCCCGCTGCCCGATGTGGAGCAGGCTCGAGCAGACCTCAGCCGCGCAGTCTCCGCCGGCGACCAGCCCGGAGCGGACGTTATCGACCGTTTGATCCTTTCGCTCGTCGATCAGGCGGTGCCCGAGTGGCAGATCACCCTCGACGAGGTCCTCGACCGCCCTGAGATCGGCGAGAAGGTCGGATACTCGGGCGGAGTGATCGCGATTGGCACACGCCTCGCCGCGATCGACTCACGTATCGCGGCAGCCGGACTCTTCGCTGGCAGTTACGTGCCGCGCGCCACAATCGAAGAGGCGCGCCAGATCACCATCCCGCTGCACGTTCTCCTCCAGTGGGATGACGAGGGGAATGACCGAGGAATGGCTCTCGATCTCTTCGATGCCTTCGCATCGACCGAGAAGACGCTCTGCGCCAACATGGGTGGCCACACGGGCGTCCCGCACTTTGCGGGTGAGGATGCCGCTCGCTTCTTCGCACGCCATCTGGGCTCAAGTGTTGGCTGA
- a CDS encoding carbohydrate ABC transporter permease, with translation MSEVTQTDLSSGVAQKSSTGAAPTGKGPKFVLGRTAKYALLLFFVIIVLMPVYVLLVTSFKPPADVNPESSWGLPLHWPWESVNGGPTGFDNWVTAWDALAPALGRTFLLAIPAALIAAMLGSMNGFVLSRWRFPHASLVFTLILFGMFIPYQAVLTPLVQMKTELGLPSNISTLLIVHVIYGLPICTLIFRNYYEGVPIELMEASRMDGAGMLRSYASIILPLSLPGFVVTIIWQFTSAWNDYLFALFLTDVQGGPVSLALNNLAQGAQLANYGAAMAGALIASFPTLLVYIILGKYFIGGLMSGSVKS, from the coding sequence ATGAGCGAGGTAACCCAGACCGACCTCTCGAGCGGAGTTGCACAGAAGTCCTCAACGGGCGCAGCCCCGACGGGCAAAGGGCCCAAGTTTGTTCTCGGCCGCACGGCCAAGTACGCACTTCTGCTGTTCTTCGTCATCATCGTGCTCATGCCGGTCTACGTGCTGCTTGTCACAAGCTTCAAGCCACCCGCCGACGTCAACCCGGAATCGTCGTGGGGTCTCCCCCTCCACTGGCCCTGGGAGTCTGTCAACGGCGGGCCGACCGGATTCGACAACTGGGTGACAGCGTGGGACGCTCTTGCCCCGGCGCTCGGGCGCACCTTCCTCCTTGCGATACCCGCCGCGCTAATCGCGGCAATGCTCGGCTCCATGAACGGCTTTGTGTTGTCGCGCTGGCGCTTTCCGCACGCGAGTCTTGTCTTCACGCTGATCCTGTTCGGCATGTTCATTCCCTACCAAGCAGTGCTGACGCCCCTCGTCCAGATGAAGACAGAACTCGGACTGCCGAGCAACATTTCGACGCTGCTGATCGTGCACGTCATCTACGGCCTGCCGATCTGCACGCTCATTTTCCGCAACTATTACGAGGGGGTTCCGATCGAGCTCATGGAGGCCTCGCGCATGGACGGGGCGGGGATGCTGCGCAGCTACGCCTCGATCATTCTGCCGCTGTCGCTGCCCGGCTTCGTCGTGACAATCATCTGGCAGTTCACGAGCGCGTGGAACGACTACCTGTTCGCCTTGTTCCTGACCGACGTTCAAGGCGGCCCTGTGTCACTCGCACTTAACAACCTCGCGCAGGGAGCTCAACTTGCCAACTACGGCGCGGCGATGGCCGGTGCGCTCATTGCATCGTTCCCGACCCTGCTCGTCTACATCATTCTCGGCAAGTACTTCATCGGCGGCCTCATGAGCGGATCGGTGAAGAGCTAG
- a CDS encoding carbohydrate ABC transporter permease, giving the protein MRKGIRNWGPPVLLLTPSLILVAIFVYGLIIANIQTSMTDRHSLAAEGAFVGFQNYITLLTEGRFLHSLLNLVVFTVVFIAGTMIFGFIWAWLLDKGVKAEGVFRSVYLFPMAVSFVASGVVWRWLLNSAEGDRASGLNRMLQTFGLDFLQNSWWNEPIWGMAAIAMPAIWQLSGYIMALFLAGFRGIPDELREAARMDGASEWKLYRHVIFPQLSPIALSALIIVSHMSLKVFDLIMAVTKAIYQTEVPATYMWVALTSNDYAKASAIATVLLVIASLFIIPYLIHTMREEKRSS; this is encoded by the coding sequence GTGCGCAAAGGCATACGCAATTGGGGTCCGCCAGTACTGCTGCTGACGCCAAGCCTCATTCTTGTCGCGATCTTCGTCTACGGACTGATCATCGCGAACATCCAGACGTCAATGACCGACCGCCATTCCCTCGCAGCAGAAGGGGCGTTCGTCGGCTTCCAGAACTACATCACACTGCTCACTGAGGGCCGGTTTCTTCACTCGCTCCTGAACCTTGTTGTGTTCACCGTCGTCTTCATCGCTGGCACGATGATCTTCGGCTTCATCTGGGCCTGGCTGCTCGACAAAGGCGTCAAGGCCGAGGGCGTGTTCCGCTCGGTATATCTCTTCCCGATGGCCGTCTCGTTCGTCGCCTCCGGTGTCGTCTGGCGGTGGCTGCTCAACAGCGCGGAGGGCGATAGAGCGTCTGGGCTCAACAGGATGCTGCAGACCTTCGGTCTTGATTTCTTGCAGAACTCCTGGTGGAACGAACCGATCTGGGGCATGGCGGCGATCGCGATGCCCGCGATCTGGCAGCTGTCTGGGTACATCATGGCTCTGTTCCTCGCCGGCTTCCGCGGAATCCCTGACGAGCTCCGCGAGGCAGCACGCATGGACGGCGCAAGCGAGTGGAAGCTGTACCGTCACGTGATCTTCCCGCAGCTCAGCCCCATTGCGCTGTCGGCGCTCATCATCGTCAGCCACATGTCATTGAAGGTCTTCGACCTCATCATGGCCGTGACGAAGGCGATCTACCAGACAGAGGTTCCTGCCACATACATGTGGGTGGCGTTGACGTCCAACGATTACGCGAAGGCCTCGGCTATCGCGACGGTGCTGCTGGTCATCGCATCACTGTTCATCATTCCGTACCTGATTCATACGATGCGAGAAGAGAAGAGGTCGTCATGA
- a CDS encoding ABC transporter substrate-binding protein: MRKRMSILAGALAVGLALTGCSSGSSNGSDPENPDQVEVFTWWASGSEKAGLDSLVKEFNSQYPDIEFINAAVAGGAGSNAKAALASRLESNNPPDTFQAHAGAELSDYIAAEQIQDLSGLYDDLGLNDVFPADLIERLTVDGKIYSVPSNIHRANVTWVNTQVLKDAGLDPTKAPESIDAWISDLQKVKDSGVDTPLALGTEFTQMQLLENVLIADLGPDGYAGLWDGSTAWDSDGVKKAVDQYDQLMDFVNQDYAGLDWDAATQIVIDGNAAYNVMGDWAEAAFTQAGQTWGTEYTTWPTPGTDGVFDFLADSFTLPVGAPHETAAKDWLTTISSAEGQKAFNTVKGSIPARTDADPADYGEYQQSAMKSFAEDAIVSSLAHGAAAPIAWSSDISSAVGKFGSDRDQDALIQALVAAAESALS; the protein is encoded by the coding sequence ATGCGCAAGAGGATGTCCATTCTGGCCGGGGCGCTCGCCGTCGGCCTCGCACTCACGGGGTGCTCATCAGGGAGCTCCAACGGCTCTGACCCCGAAAACCCTGACCAGGTCGAGGTTTTCACGTGGTGGGCCTCAGGCTCTGAGAAGGCCGGCCTTGACTCGCTCGTCAAGGAATTCAACTCCCAGTACCCTGACATCGAGTTCATCAACGCCGCTGTCGCCGGCGGCGCGGGCTCGAACGCCAAAGCTGCTCTAGCCTCGCGCCTCGAATCGAACAACCCACCCGACACGTTCCAGGCCCACGCCGGAGCTGAACTGTCCGACTACATCGCAGCCGAGCAGATCCAAGACCTGAGCGGGCTCTACGACGACCTCGGTCTCAACGATGTCTTCCCCGCAGACCTCATTGAGCGCCTCACTGTCGACGGCAAGATCTATTCGGTGCCGAGCAACATCCACCGTGCCAACGTCACGTGGGTGAACACTCAAGTGCTTAAGGATGCTGGCCTCGACCCGACAAAGGCTCCGGAATCGATCGATGCGTGGATCTCCGACCTGCAGAAGGTCAAGGACTCCGGCGTCGACACACCGCTCGCGCTCGGCACCGAGTTCACGCAGATGCAGCTGCTCGAGAACGTGCTCATCGCCGACCTCGGCCCCGATGGCTACGCCGGCCTCTGGGACGGATCGACAGCCTGGGACAGCGACGGCGTGAAGAAGGCAGTCGACCAGTACGACCAGCTGATGGACTTCGTCAACCAGGACTACGCAGGGCTTGACTGGGATGCTGCAACGCAGATCGTGATCGACGGAAACGCGGCCTACAACGTGATGGGCGACTGGGCTGAAGCAGCGTTCACGCAGGCAGGCCAGACCTGGGGAACCGAGTACACGACGTGGCCGACGCCTGGCACTGACGGGGTCTTCGACTTCCTTGCCGACTCGTTCACGCTCCCCGTCGGAGCGCCGCATGAGACGGCAGCGAAAGACTGGCTGACCACGATCAGCTCCGCAGAGGGCCAGAAGGCATTCAACACGGTGAAAGGCTCGATTCCAGCCCGTACGGACGCTGACCCCGCGGACTACGGCGAGTACCAGCAGAGCGCCATGAAGTCCTTCGCGGAGGACGCGATCGTCAGCTCGCTCGCACACGGTGCCGCTGCACCGATCGCATGGTCGAGCGACATCTCGTCAGCCGTCGGAAAGTTCGGTTCCGACCGAGACCAGGATGCCCTGATCCAGGCGCTCGTCGCAGCGGCTGAATCAGCTCTGTCCTAG
- a CDS encoding LacI family DNA-binding transcriptional regulator, translating to MAPDEERGRPGRAQPTMNHVAARAGVGLSTVSRVVNGDPHVSTAKSAAVQRAIEELGYRRNESARQFRTGATETVGLVIEDVTDPFFSQLSQSVEDVARDRGSMLLVASYRRENDRARQIIHSLSARRLEGIVVTPSERGDVSYYASELNSGLQMVFVDRPAPGHIADAVITDNRASCRDGVAHLIAQGHRRIACLTDRAHLYTTLERLAGYRDAIEAAGLTYDPVLVHSSVPDDGQHRVALARMLDSAAPPTAIFTCNNRATISVLKGLSLRDEKPALLGFDDLELAGSLTPGLSVIAQDPFAMGRIATEQLFQRIDGYRGPARTTMLPATLVTRGSAETGPPR from the coding sequence ATGGCGCCCGACGAAGAACGCGGCCGGCCCGGCCGAGCACAACCGACGATGAATCATGTTGCCGCACGTGCGGGCGTCGGCCTTTCGACAGTGTCTCGGGTCGTGAACGGCGACCCGCACGTGAGCACGGCGAAGAGCGCAGCGGTGCAGCGGGCGATTGAAGAGCTCGGCTATCGTCGCAACGAATCTGCGCGCCAGTTTCGCACAGGTGCAACCGAGACAGTCGGCCTGGTGATTGAAGATGTCACCGACCCGTTCTTCTCTCAGCTGTCGCAGTCCGTCGAAGACGTCGCGCGAGACCGCGGCTCCATGCTTCTCGTCGCCTCGTACCGGCGGGAGAATGACCGTGCTCGCCAGATCATCCACTCGCTGAGTGCCCGACGCTTAGAAGGCATTGTCGTCACGCCGTCTGAGCGGGGCGATGTGAGCTACTACGCCTCAGAGCTCAACTCCGGGCTGCAGATGGTGTTCGTCGATCGCCCGGCACCGGGCCATATTGCGGATGCCGTTATCACGGACAATCGCGCCAGCTGCCGTGACGGCGTCGCACACCTCATTGCTCAAGGTCACCGGCGCATCGCATGTCTCACCGACCGAGCACACCTGTACACGACGCTCGAACGCCTCGCCGGGTATCGCGATGCGATCGAGGCAGCGGGGCTCACATACGACCCGGTTCTGGTGCATTCGTCGGTCCCCGACGATGGCCAGCACAGGGTCGCGCTCGCGCGAATGCTTGACTCGGCAGCTCCACCGACGGCAATCTTCACGTGCAATAACCGGGCGACGATCAGCGTCTTGAAGGGCCTCAGCCTTCGAGACGAGAAGCCTGCGTTGCTTGGCTTTGACGATCTCGAACTCGCCGGCTCGCTCACCCCGGGACTTTCTGTGATCGCGCAAGACCCGTTTGCCATGGGTCGCATCGCTACCGAGCAGTTGTTTCAGCGCATCGATGGTTACCGGGGCCCGGCCCGCACCACGATGCTCCCCGCGACGCTCGTCACCCGCGGGTCGGCCGAGACGGGTCCACCGCGCTGA
- the xylB gene encoding xylulokinase codes for MTLVAGIDSSTQSCKIVIRDAATGAVVRRGRASHPEGTEVAPAAWWSALQMAIADAGGIDDVSAISVAGQQHGMVALDADGAVIRDALLWNDTRSADAARDLIAEVGADGYARRVGIVPVASFTASKLRWLRDVEPENAARVAAVALPHDWLTWRLRGYGPVDDSTLGPDLRQLTTDRSDASGTAYWSAERNAYDDELFELALGHGAILPRVLQPGDRAGTTPGGAIVGAGAGDNAAAALGLGATPGDVIVSIGTSGTVFAVTDRPTHDSSGTVAGFASADGTYLPLIATLNAARILDAIARLLDVDHGALGALALEADPGANGLVLQPYFEGERTPNRPDSTATLFGMTLSSATRPNLARAAVEGMLCGLADGLDAVRRQDVGSDRILMVGGAAQNPAVQHVAAQVFDVPVVVPEPGEYVADGAAVQAAWALSGVRPVWPLSISATPTPDYRQSIREQYVARA; via the coding sequence ATGACGCTGGTCGCGGGCATCGACTCGTCAACGCAAAGCTGCAAGATCGTGATTCGGGATGCCGCGACGGGCGCCGTCGTGCGCCGGGGTCGCGCGTCGCACCCCGAAGGCACCGAAGTAGCGCCAGCGGCGTGGTGGAGCGCGCTGCAGATGGCGATTGCCGACGCGGGCGGAATCGACGATGTGTCGGCAATCTCGGTTGCCGGCCAGCAGCACGGCATGGTGGCGCTCGACGCCGATGGCGCTGTCATTCGCGACGCTCTGCTGTGGAATGACACGCGCAGTGCCGACGCTGCCCGGGATCTCATTGCAGAGGTCGGGGCCGACGGCTACGCGCGCCGAGTCGGCATCGTCCCCGTTGCCTCATTTACTGCGTCGAAGCTGCGATGGCTGCGCGACGTGGAGCCAGAAAATGCTGCGCGCGTTGCCGCCGTCGCGTTGCCACACGACTGGCTCACGTGGCGACTGCGTGGTTACGGCCCCGTCGACGACTCCACGCTGGGTCCTGATCTTCGCCAGCTGACAACCGACCGATCCGATGCCTCAGGAACGGCGTATTGGTCAGCCGAACGCAATGCCTATGATGACGAGCTCTTCGAGCTCGCGCTCGGACACGGCGCGATTCTTCCGCGTGTGCTCCAACCCGGTGATCGTGCGGGAACAACTCCGGGCGGGGCCATTGTCGGCGCGGGTGCCGGCGACAATGCGGCTGCAGCACTCGGCCTCGGCGCAACACCCGGTGATGTCATTGTCTCGATCGGCACGTCGGGAACGGTCTTCGCCGTCACAGACAGGCCCACCCACGATTCCTCGGGAACGGTCGCCGGGTTCGCGTCGGCAGACGGCACGTACCTTCCCCTCATCGCAACGCTCAATGCGGCGCGGATTCTCGACGCCATCGCACGCCTGCTCGACGTCGACCACGGCGCCCTCGGAGCACTGGCGCTTGAGGCAGACCCTGGTGCGAACGGGCTCGTGCTTCAGCCGTACTTCGAGGGAGAGCGCACCCCCAACCGTCCCGACTCCACGGCGACGCTTTTCGGCATGACTCTGAGTTCTGCAACGCGGCCGAACCTCGCGCGTGCCGCCGTCGAAGGAATGCTGTGCGGGCTCGCAGACGGGCTCGACGCCGTTCGCCGCCAGGACGTCGGCTCTGACCGCATCCTCATGGTGGGTGGGGCCGCCCAGAACCCGGCGGTGCAGCACGTTGCCGCACAGGTCTTCGATGTTCCCGTCGTCGTGCCCGAACCGGGCGAATACGTTGCCGATGGCGCCGCCGTCCAGGCGGCGTGGGCGCTGAGCGGAGTGCGCCCCGTGTGGCCCCTGTCAATCAGCGCGACTCCGACTCCCGATTACCGCCAGTCCATCAGAGAGCAGTACGTCGCACGGGCCTGA